From Providencia sp. R33, a single genomic window includes:
- a CDS encoding helix-turn-helix domain-containing protein, whose translation MYKEIPVPYNGKYTEFQSTVVNEIIVWIEMNLTSRLLLDDIALKSGYTKWHLQRVFRKVVGMPLGEYIRRRRICEAAKDLCTTELQVIDIALKYQFDSQQSFAKRFRAYLGTSPSIYRISGESQNDPLLLEPKVA comes from the coding sequence ATGTATAAAGAAATCCCTGTTCCCTATAATGGGAAATACACAGAATTTCAATCTACAGTTGTTAATGAAATAATCGTTTGGATTGAAATGAACTTAACTAGTCGCCTATTACTGGATGACATAGCACTAAAATCTGGATATACAAAATGGCATTTACAAAGAGTATTTCGTAAGGTTGTTGGTATGCCCTTAGGTGAATATATTCGCCGAAGACGGATTTGTGAAGCAGCAAAAGACCTCTGCACCACAGAACTACAAGTAATTGATATTGCATTAAAATACCAATTTGACTCCCAACAATCCTTTGCAAAGCGATTCCGTGCTTATTTAGGCACATCGCCGTCAATCTACCGAATTTCCGGTGAAAGTCAAAATGACCCTTTACTACTGGAACCCAAAGTAGCCTGA
- a CDS encoding single-stranded DNA-binding protein, protein MASRGVNKVILIGNLGQDPEIRYMPNGGAVANLTLATSESWRDKQTNEMREKTEWHRVVIFGKLAEVAGEYLKKGSQVYIEGSLQTRKWQDQSGQDRYTTEVVVNIGGSMQMLGGRGGDAPSQSQGGQGGWGQPQQPQAAQQFSGGGAPARSQAPAPQTNEPPMDFDDDIPF, encoded by the coding sequence ATGGCCAGCAGAGGCGTAAATAAAGTAATTCTTATCGGTAACCTAGGGCAAGATCCTGAAATCCGTTATATGCCTAACGGCGGAGCGGTGGCAAACCTGACTCTGGCAACTTCTGAAAGCTGGCGCGACAAGCAAACTAACGAGATGCGCGAAAAAACAGAATGGCATCGCGTGGTAATTTTCGGCAAATTAGCTGAAGTTGCAGGTGAATACCTGAAAAAAGGATCACAAGTCTATATCGAAGGTTCTTTGCAAACACGTAAATGGCAAGACCAAAGTGGTCAAGATCGCTACACAACCGAAGTGGTTGTGAACATTGGCGGTTCAATGCAAATGTTAGGTGGTCGCGGCGGTGATGCACCATCACAAAGTCAGGGTGGTCAAGGTGGTTGGGGTCAACCTCAGCAACCACAGGCGGCACAACAATTCAGTGGCGGCGGCGCACCAGCACGCTCACAAGCACCAGCTCCACAAACTAATGAACCGCCAATGGATTTCGATGACGATATTCCATTCTAA